CGACCGACCTGGGCACGGAGGCGGAGACTCTGCTCGGGCCCGACCTCGCGTCGCTGCAGAAGTACTTCACCGGCGCCCCGGAGGCCACCTACGACGCCGGTGACACCACCCTCTTCCCCTCCGACTACGACCAGGTCAAGCCCGGGAACCTGATGGTCAGGCTGACGCCGCTAAAGGAGGTCACCCCGCAGCAGGCCGGGTCGGAGATGGACAAGGTCATGGGCTCCATGTGGAAGTCCACACAGTGAGCACCCTCACCACTGAGGATCGCGCGGGGCGGCTCCCTGTGGAGTCGCCCCGCCGCGGCCCCGGTCGCGGCCGGGGCCGCTGGGGGCGGTGGCTGACCGGGTGGGCCTTCGTCCTGCCTGCGGTGGCGTTGTTCCTGCTGATGGGGGTCTACACCATCGGCACCGGCCTGGCGCTGAGCTTCGCCAAGTGGAACGGGCTCACCCCCGAGTGGATCTGGGTCGGCTTCCAGAACTACCTCGACCTGCTGTACGTCGACCCGGTGCTCGCCCCCGAGCTGCGCCGGGCCGCCTGGAACACCTTCCAGGTCATGGTGGCCGTCCCGGCGCTCACGGTGGCCATCTCGCTCCCGCTCGCGGTCGCGCTGAACTCCGTCCGGCGGCTGCGCGGGGTGCTCCGCTCGGTGTACTTCCTGCCCTACGTCACGACCGGCATCGCGGTCTACTACGCCTGGCGCTACGTGCTGGAGCCGGACGGGGCGATCAACGTGCTCCTGCGGTCCGTCGGCCTGGGCAGCCTGTCGCAGCCGCAGGGCTTTCTCGGCAATCCGGACACCGCGCTTCCCACGCTGATCCTGGTCCTGGTCTGGTCGAGCGTTCCCGTCGCCACCCTGCTCTACCTCAGCGGGCTGCAGGCCATCGACCCCAACGTGATCGAGGCCGCGCACATCGACGGGGCCGCGCCGCGCCAGGTGCTGCGCCGCATCGTCTGGCCGCTGCTGACCCCCCTCACCGCGGCCATCGTGCTGCTCGGCGTGCGGGACGCGCTGCACGGCTTCCAGATCTTCCTGATCATGACGAACGGCGGGCCCGGCGGGCACACCGACGTGCTCGGCCTGCAGGTCTACCGGCTCTCGTTCATGAAGGAACTCGCCCAGACCCTGGGGATGGCCAGCGCGCTGGGCTGGATGCTCTTCGCCGGCGCCCTGCTGCTCACCCTGGTCAACGCGCGCTTGCTCAGGAGGATCCGATGATCGGGTCGCGCATCGTGAAGACCATCGCCCGCACCGCCCTGGTGGTGTACGCGCTCATCAGCCTGTACCCGTTCCTGTGGATGCTGTCCGGCGCCTTCAAGACCAGGGAGGAGATCCTGCGGAGCGGCAACCTCATCCCGGAGAACCCCACCCTGGACACCCTGGTGTCCACGTGGAGCCGCCTGCACTTCTTCGACTACTTCCTCAACAGCCTCCAGGTCACCGCGATGACCGTCGTCGGGGTGCTGGTGGTCTACAGCCTCGCCTCGTACGCCTTCGCGGTGCTGGACTTCCCCGGCAGGAAGGTGCTTTTCTGGTTCTTCGTCTCGCTGCTGTTCGTCCCGGGCATCACGGTGCTGCTCCCCGTGGTGATCCTGGAGAAGGACCTCGGCATCCTGGGCTCGCACCTGGGGCTGGTCCTGCCGTTCGTCAACGGCACCGCCCCGCTGACGGTGCTGCTGCTCACCAACGGCTTCGGCTCGATCCCCCGGGAGCTGCGCGAGGCCGCCCGTGCGGACGGGGCGCGGGAGTTCCGGATCTTCTGGTCGGTCTACCTGCCGCTGGCCCGCCCGACCCTCATCACGGTCGCGGTGCTGACGGCGGTGCCGACCTGGAACGAGTACGTCCTGACGCGGGTGTCCCTCAACGACCCCTCCCTCTACACCCTGCCGCTCGGCCTGGAGACCCTGCTGTCGGGTAACGTGCCGCACTACAACGAGGTCATGGCCGCGTCCCTGATCATCGTCATCCCGGTCATCGCGCTCTTCCTCCTCCTGCAGCGCTACTTCGTCAACGGCCTCGTGGGGGCTGTCAAGGGCTGATCCCCAGGGCAGGGCGGCCCGCCTCCGGCGGGGTGGGGCGGGCCGCCCGCCTGCCAGGGGGGCTCGGAGCCGGTTGACGCGTACGGCGTCGGCGACTGTTCGGGGAGCTCGGAGCCGGGTGGGGCGTACGGTCCGGGGAGCTCAGAGCCGGGTGAGGCGCACGGCGTCGGCGACGACGAGTCCCGTGCCGGAGGTCCACCGGCTGACGCCGACGGCGTTGTACGTCCCGGCCCTCAGGGCGAACGTCCCGATACTTCGCCAGGCGCCGCCACCGGCGCGCTGGTCGACGTACACCGTCCTGCTCCCGGCGGAGGTGGCGACGATGTACGGGGCGGAGCCGTTGTGGCCGGGGGCGGCCGGGTACCAGACCTCGACCTGGTAGGTGGCCGCGGCGGGGACGGCGAACCGGTACCAGGCGACGTCGCTCGAGGTCACCGGTTTGGCCTGCCGGTGGTCGGGGCCGTGGCGCCCGGCGGTGGCGGTGGAGGCGGTCCAGCTCGCGCTCGCGGTGAACGCGCCGGAGGTGGAGTTGTCGACGGTCGCGGACCAGGGGGCGGTGTTTCCCGTGACGTACCGCATGTACTTGGCCCAGTCCCAGTGGGAGCCCGGGTCGGTGTGCGTGGCGCCGGGGACCTGGTTGTGCCCGATGATGTGCGAGCGGTCCTTGGGGATGCCGTACTTGTCGCAGAGGGCGCGGGTCAGGGCCGCCGAGGCGCGGTACATCGCGTCGGTGAACCAGGAGGCGTTGTTGACGAACCCCTCGTGCTCGATCCCGATCGACCTGGTGTTGTAGGACCGGTTCCCGGCGTGCCAGGCGACGTCCTTGTCGCGGACCATCTGGGTGACGTCGCCGTCGGAGGAGCGGACGACGTAGTGCGCGGAGACCTTCGCGGCGGGGTTCTGGAACCAGGAGATCGTGCCCGCGTACGCCCCCTGGGTGACGTGGACGACGACCCGGTCGATCTTGTTGCTTCCCGGCCTGCTCGCGACGGCCCGGTTGCCGGCGTTGGCGGCCACCCAGCTCGCGGCCGGGTAGTCCTGGCTCGGGGCCTTGGCGGCCAGTTCCCGCACGCCCTCGTAGACGCCGCGGTCCGCCTGCAGTTCCACGGCCGCGACGGTGACGACCTCGCCGCCCGCGACGGTGGCCCGGACGCCCCGGCCGAGGAGATCGTAGACGGTGTCGGCGTACAGCCTGGCCGTCTCGGAGCCGGAGGCGTTGCCGTACCTGGCCACGGCCGGGTACCACCGCCCGGCGTCCTTCCTGGCGGCGGCGTCGAGGCCGAGCGCGTCGGCGTGGGAGCGCAGCACCGCGGCGCCGCCGAGGATGTTGGCCGCGTCGTCCTTCCTCAGCGTCGCCGACGGCGTGCCGGTGAGCTCGGCCGCGCGTTCCAGGGCGCGCACGGCGGGGTTGCTGACCAGGTGCATGACCCCGTACCCGCCGCTCGCGCTCGGCTCGCCGTCGTGCCCGTCGAGGTGCGTCTCCGCGTACGCGAGCGCCACGAGCAGGTCGCGCGGCACGTCGTACGCGGCGGCGGCGCGAGCGAAGGCGTCCGCCAGGGGGCCCGCCGACCGGGCACTCGCCGCCTGGGCGGGCGCGAGGAGCAGGACGGCGAGAACGGCGGACAGGATCGCGGCTGACCGGCGGTACGGGCGCGGCCGGGCGTTCTGCACGGAGCCTCCTCGGGGAATCGGGGGTCCGGGTCCCATTCGGACACCGGCTGATTCGGCACCGTAAAGCAGAAACACGACAAGTGTAAATAATTAACACTTCTTTGTTTGTTTCCGGCAAATCCCTTCTTTAATCTGATAGGCCGCTATATGCGCAGGTGGGCGGGGGTGTCAGCGGACCGCGAGCCGGTTCGCCTCGTCCTTGGAGACGGTGTACGAGGCCCCGCAGAAGGTGCACTGCATCTCGTGTCTCGTCCGTACCGGGAACAGCGGGATGAAGAACAGGCTGAACTTGGTGACCCGCCGCGACAGCACCTGCGCCGCCGCGTTGCCGCAGTTGCGGCAGACCAGGGTCACCACCCCGAGCCGATGGGCCACCGTACGCAAACCGAAGATGAGCATCACCCACACATACCCGATACGGGTCCGCTATCCCTTGTCCGCGCCCTCGTTGGCACCGCGGATGAAGTAGCGCTGGAAGATCACGAAGATGATCGCGACCGGGATGGTGGCGAGCACCGCGGCGCCGAGCTTGAGCGGATACTGGCTGCCGGTCCCGAGGGAGCCGCTGACCAGGTCGGCCAGGCCGCGCGGCAGGGTGAAGAGGCTGGGATCCTGGACGGCCACCAGGGTGTGCGGGAACTCGTTCCAGCTGCTCTGGAAGGAGATGATCGTCAGGGTGATGACGGCGGGGCGTCCCATCGGCAGCACCACCGACCAGAAGATGCGGAAACGGCCCGCCCCGTCGATCCGCGCCGCCTCCTCCACGCTCACCGGGATCGACTCGAAGAACTGCTTCATGATGAACACCCCGGCCGCGTCCGCGATGATCGGCAGGATCAGCGCGGTGTAGCTGTCGTAGATGCCGAGCTGGTTCAGCACCAGGAACTTCGGGATGAACAGCACCACCCCCGGGACCGCGATGATCGCGACGATGGCGGTGAAGAGCGCCTTGCGCCCCCGGAAGCGCAGCCGGGCGAGCGCGTATCCGGCCAGGGAGTCGAGGAACACCCGGCCGACGGTGATGACGACGGTGACCAGCAGCGAGTTGCCCAGCCACAGCGGCATGCCGGTGTCGACGAACACGCGCTCGAAACCGGCCAGCGTCACCGGGTCGGGGATCGGCGAGAGCGGGTTGGCCGCGGCGTCGGGCTCGGTCTTGAACGAGTTGGCGACCTGGATGACGAACGGGTAGAGGAAGACCAGCGAGAAGAAGACCAGGACGGCGTACCCGCCGAAACTGGAGAGCAGCGAGCCGATCCCGCCCCGCCCCTCGGGGCGGGCGGGGACGACGCGAGTCTTGGCCGCGGGCATCATGTCCTCCTCTGGCGCGGCGCGCGGCGTTTCGCGGTCCCGCCGTCCTTGGCGTCCCTGTCGCGCATGACCCACCGCTGGAACGCCGCCAGCACCACGATGAGCACGAACAGGACGAACGAGATGGCGGCGCCGGTGCCGTAGTCCAGCTCCTTGAAGGCCGTCTGGTACGACAGGAAGGCCGGGGTCAGGGTGGTCTTCGCGGGTTTGCCCTGGCTCATCACGTACACCTGGTCGAAGACCTGCCAGGTGGCGATGAGGCCGAGGGTGAGGACGAGGAACAGGGTCGGCTTGAGCATCGGCAGCGTCACGTGGCGCAGGCGCTGGCGGGAGTTGGCGCCGTCGAGCATGCTCGCCTCCTCCAGGGTGACCGGGATGTCCTGGAGCGCGGCGAGGAACATCAGCATGAACGTGCCCGAGGTGGTCCAGACGACCAGGATGATGATCGTGCACATGGCCACGCTGGGACCCGACAGCCAGTCCCACCACGAGAGCCCGAACGGGCCGCCGCCGGTCAGCGCCTCGGGGGGCGCCTCGGGATCGACCAGGCCGACGGAGCCCAGCAGCAGGTGCAGCACGCCCCGCGCGTCGGAGAACCACGGGGGCCCGCCGACGCCGACGATCGCGAGCAGCTTGTTGACCGCGCCGGAGTTGCTGAAGATGAACAGGAACAGGACGCTGATCGCCACCGAGCTGGTCACCGAGGGGAAGAAGAAGGCGGTGCGGAAGAAGATCTTGCCCTTGAGCATCCGGCGGTTGACGATCAGCGCCAGGCCGAGTGCCAGGATCGTCTGGGCGGGCACCACGATCAGCACGTAGTAGAAGTTGTTGCGAAGGCTCGTCATGAAGTTCAGGCGG
This region of Streptosporangium sp. NBC_01495 genomic DNA includes:
- a CDS encoding carbohydrate ABC transporter permease, with amino-acid sequence MSTLTTEDRAGRLPVESPRRGPGRGRGRWGRWLTGWAFVLPAVALFLLMGVYTIGTGLALSFAKWNGLTPEWIWVGFQNYLDLLYVDPVLAPELRRAAWNTFQVMVAVPALTVAISLPLAVALNSVRRLRGVLRSVYFLPYVTTGIAVYYAWRYVLEPDGAINVLLRSVGLGSLSQPQGFLGNPDTALPTLILVLVWSSVPVATLLYLSGLQAIDPNVIEAAHIDGAAPRQVLRRIVWPLLTPLTAAIVLLGVRDALHGFQIFLIMTNGGPGGHTDVLGLQVYRLSFMKELAQTLGMASALGWMLFAGALLLTLVNARLLRRIR
- a CDS encoding carbohydrate ABC transporter permease, whose translation is MIGSRIVKTIARTALVVYALISLYPFLWMLSGAFKTREEILRSGNLIPENPTLDTLVSTWSRLHFFDYFLNSLQVTAMTVVGVLVVYSLASYAFAVLDFPGRKVLFWFFVSLLFVPGITVLLPVVILEKDLGILGSHLGLVLPFVNGTAPLTVLLLTNGFGSIPRELREAARADGAREFRIFWSVYLPLARPTLITVAVLTAVPTWNEYVLTRVSLNDPSLYTLPLGLETLLSGNVPHYNEVMAASLIIVIPVIALFLLLQRYFVNGLVGAVKG
- a CDS encoding golvesin C-terminal-like domain-containing protein, which encodes MQNARPRPYRRSAAILSAVLAVLLLAPAQAASARSAGPLADAFARAAAAYDVPRDLLVALAYAETHLDGHDGEPSASGGYGVMHLVSNPAVRALERAAELTGTPSATLRKDDAANILGGAAVLRSHADALGLDAAARKDAGRWYPAVARYGNASGSETARLYADTVYDLLGRGVRATVAGGEVVTVAAVELQADRGVYEGVRELAAKAPSQDYPAASWVAANAGNRAVASRPGSNKIDRVVVHVTQGAYAGTISWFQNPAAKVSAHYVVRSSDGDVTQMVRDKDVAWHAGNRSYNTRSIGIEHEGFVNNASWFTDAMYRASAALTRALCDKYGIPKDRSHIIGHNQVPGATHTDPGSHWDWAKYMRYVTGNTAPWSATVDNSTSGAFTASASWTASTATAGRHGPDHRQAKPVTSSDVAWYRFAVPAAATYQVEVWYPAAPGHNGSAPYIVATSAGSRTVYVDQRAGGGAWRSIGTFALRAGTYNAVGVSRWTSGTGLVVADAVRLTRL
- a CDS encoding zinc-ribbon domain-containing protein, which translates into the protein MLIFGLRTVAHRLGVVTLVCRNCGNAAAQVLSRRVTKFSLFFIPLFPVRTRHEMQCTFCGASYTVSKDEANRLAVR
- a CDS encoding carbohydrate ABC transporter permease produces the protein MPAAKTRVVPARPEGRGGIGSLLSSFGGYAVLVFFSLVFLYPFVIQVANSFKTEPDAAANPLSPIPDPVTLAGFERVFVDTGMPLWLGNSLLVTVVITVGRVFLDSLAGYALARLRFRGRKALFTAIVAIIAVPGVVLFIPKFLVLNQLGIYDSYTALILPIIADAAGVFIMKQFFESIPVSVEEAARIDGAGRFRIFWSVVLPMGRPAVITLTIISFQSSWNEFPHTLVAVQDPSLFTLPRGLADLVSGSLGTGSQYPLKLGAAVLATIPVAIIFVIFQRYFIRGANEGADKG
- a CDS encoding carbohydrate ABC transporter permease, with translation MAETTTAPRRPARRLGDRARENIAGWLFVAPVVVILTVFFLVPILMALWVSLTDWNGQGSPFRAQVPFVGVDNYTKLFTQDDLSRLNFMTSLRNNFYYVLIVVPAQTILALGLALIVNRRMLKGKIFFRTAFFFPSVTSSVAISVLFLFIFSNSGAVNKLLAIVGVGGPPWFSDARGVLHLLLGSVGLVDPEAPPEALTGGGPFGLSWWDWLSGPSVAMCTIIILVVWTTSGTFMLMFLAALQDIPVTLEEASMLDGANSRQRLRHVTLPMLKPTLFLVLTLGLIATWQVFDQVYVMSQGKPAKTTLTPAFLSYQTAFKELDYGTGAAISFVLFVLIVVLAAFQRWVMRDRDAKDGGTAKRRAPRQRRT